TTACGCTCGCGCTCGCATCGCCGACGTGTCCTTCGACCCTCTCTTTCCGCTGCACGGCGAACTTGTTCTTCATATTCAGGTGTTCGGCGGGAGGCAGCTGGTACAGGTTCTGAAAACAGAAGATTAAAAATTACCATATATGCAGTTTATCGTATAATCAAACTATTTCCCTATCCCTTTGATATAACGAAACAAAATTCTCATACTTGCTGATTCCGCAATTTCTTTGGCCTGATCACGGACATCCTGCCTCCGTCTGTTTACCAAATAACGTTGGTTTTTGCCATACTGTTGCAGTGCACGCTTTTCTAGGTCGTATATCACTGGCGCTTTTTCAGAGAGACAGTCTACAAGGTCATTCACATAGCATTTTATTTCTTGGTAAAACTTGTACTTTGCTGCCGCTGTCGGTGCGTTCTGCTGGCACTGCAACTGCTGAAGCTTTAATGCCTTTAGTTCTGTACTAATCCTAGCTATACTGGCGCTGTGATCAGCCGAACGTTCTTTGAGTTCGCTTAGGCGCGATTGAATGGCGGATAAGATCTCCTGAGGCGTTCGCAAAGCTGTAGCCTTGGCCTTctcctttttgcttttgacGGTTGATcgaactgctgctgctaagTTGGTGCGGTCGAGGGCATTCTTAGCATATGCCTGCTCCAGCAAAGTAGACGTTGACTGGGCCACTGATGAATCTCCGTCGTCCATACCGGTTCCGATGCCCACCGTGGCAGGTTTGATCATAAAACGGGATAGCACGGATTCATGCTGAGAATGGACCAATTGGGCTGCCGTAACACCTTTGCGGATCTGCTGGTTCTCCCACTCGTTCATCTCCCGATCGGAATCTCCGTCGGTGGCTGCAGGGGATTGAGCAAAGGTTAACAATTGTCCAAAAACTTCACCTGTAATTAGCCTGGCTCTGGCCGCAAATCAGACTTGTTCCCTCTACATACAATCATTCTCGACAGCATAAAACTGCTCGCGTCGCTCCTCACGCTCTTTGCGTCCCGTAATATCGTTCATGTCCATGCGTTCTTCGTCATCCGACTGATCACCCTCAACATCTTCGCACGGTAGGCGACTGCTTAGCTTGGTCGGCTCCTTGGGCTCCTCAACAGGTATGTAGTCGCCTGCACCTGGAATTTAAGACAAGGCGTAAGTCATTGCTATGGTGGGAACGTCTCTAATCTTACCCTGTTCTCTAGCCCTTTGCCGACGTTTTCGGGCAGCGTGTATCATTGCTGCATCCGGAATGGAACCACTTTCGAGCATCTGCTTTAGATGTTCTGGCTTTGAGAAGCGGTGGCGTGTTTTGTCATGGCCACCATCCTCGGATTGCTGGTCGTCATCATCGCTCATGTCCTCCCGTCCAGCGCAGAGGGCAGCTCTACCGTTCAGAATTGCCTCGGGAGTTTCCGATTTCTTAACCACTAGCTGGGGACAAGGAATACGATTTATGTTATAGAGGATCTCTCAAGGACTTCATTTAGGGAGAGGCATTGGTATTCATCCTCTTTATTTGGAAGGGAAGACATGCGACTATCAATGGCGGGAAAATAACTAGGTTTATGACTACGTAAGCAATGGGTTGATTTTcggtaatttaaaaaataggTCAATGAAtgctacaaaatatttaattagttttccTCTGGTCAGGTTCAAGTTTTAAATTCGAAATTCTATGTTAAGCAATAGTTGGATCGCAGATCCTGGACACTTCCCATCACTGACCGGTTAAAAAGCCAAGTGAATCAACGTCTAAACTACGAGTATTTAGGAATGGCATTTAAGGACCAGAAAATCCAACAAATGTTAAATTTCACATATAAACTCATTCAACCTAATATTTGCTGCTAAGTGCTCTacgataatttaatttctgatTTCGTTAAACGGTATTATTGTAGAAgaaattgaataataataacctTACCACAAAGTCGTCTGTGCGTATTTCGGTTTGGATCATATGATTATCactttttttacttttactcTGATCGCTGGCACTTTTATATCTGCCAGCATTGGCAGGATTCGAGTTGGAATTCGGGGGACCCGATGATGGGCCACCGGATGACTCTAAATGCTGTGTACTACCATTTTCGCCCCCGGGAAGTCCGCTGTTTTCCGCCCGTTCCTCGCGCTTCTTCTTGCGGCGTTCCTTGTCCAGCATGCGCATCACTTTCTTGCTGTGCGACGACTTTCGCACCTGAAAGACCTCGCCGTCGTCCTCTTGAAAGGAAAAGGGAATTTTAAATCCTGATTCGAATATCCCGGCATCACTCACCGTCATCTGCGAAGCTGAGCAGCGCCTTTGGTTTGCTGTTGTCCTCCTGCAGCTTTATGGCCTTTCGGCTCTTCTCTTTCTCCCTCTTGCCGGAAATTATGGGTGGCGGAGGCGCCTCCATTTCGGCGTCCGGATCCAAGGATGCACCGTCCTCCTCTTCGTCAGCGTTGCTGGAGAACACACGTCGCTGGATTTTCTTCGGTTTGCGGAAAAGCGACATTTTCCACGACACTATTATTTGTTTGGTGAGATTTGTTTAATCAATGAAAACTCGGAAGGAAAGCAAATTTTCACAAAATATCTTCTTCTTGCTGTCGTATTGTAATAGAGATGAAAATTGTTCGATGGCGTCTTCGTGTCCACGTGAGTCACGAGCAGGGCTGGAACGTCAAAAACATCTCtgtatgcaaaaatataaacaaatttcgtACTGTTTTGAAAAATCTAGTTTTTAAATGCAAGACTTCGCTAATTTTACACTTTATAGTTCACAGTCTAGCTTTTAATAGTTTTAGTAAGTAGTTGTAGTAGTGATAAGTAAATTTATTCGTATACCCAGGCAAGCTTTATTTAAAACAGGTCATATTAAAATATCGGCTGATatcttgtttgttttcatccCTAGATACCGACAACGCCCATCTCTAACCTCTGAATTCAGCGACCGCAGGGCGTTTAAAAACAGACCGAGAAGTCGTTAACTTATTGGTGCCTAGAGCCAAAGAATCTCAAACATGGGCCTTAAAGGTTGTGAAGTGCAATTGGACAACCCGTGGAACACATACTACGCTGGTCAGACGGTCAACGGCCAGGTGAAGTTCACGTTTGATTCGCCCAAGAAAGTTCGAGGTAAGTGCGACTCAAGTACAAATATGTGCAGTTGCTGTCATTCGTTACAAACTTCCCTAAATCCTGTCATAAAAAGCCGGTGCACCACCCACAAATGTGGGTTTGTCCTTCGGTTCCTAAACGACCTTGTTTCAGCATGCTGGCGGTTGTTAACCCCTCCAAACACATGCACTTTCTCCTCTTTTCAGTAGGGTGATAACAACTATAAATAGCTTTAAGTATGAATACAAAAGAAAGTAAGTAAATATGTAGATCTGAGGAGGGCATGTAACCTATGGTGGCAAACATTCCAcaataattacattttgatGTCATCAAACACGGGAGACAGATGCTGCCTAGTAGCGATGATGTCATCCGTAGAATATGCCGTAGAGTGTTTTCCATATTATTTATAGCTAAAATTAAAGCACGACAGTGACGTTGTCGTTTTCATTCAGTAAATACAGCCACTTGTTCCTCGTAGGCATTATCATTCGGTTTCTGGGAGAAGCCAACACCGAGTGGACAGAGGAGAAGAGCGTGACCACCAGCGAGGGCAAGACCGAGAACGAGGTGACTCAACTGAAGGGGCATGAGGAGTACTTCAAAATCCAGTACTATCTCCTGGGCGGCAAAAACAGTAAGTACAAAAAAGATTTGAGAATTTGGTTGATccttaaattgaaataatggCATTAATAGAAAAGTTTGTTAACGACTTTTTGGTTGTTATTAATAAGAAGTGTATATTAAAACCTACGTAGCCCCAATACAGATCAAAGTTTTAAAGGCATTAGAACCTGCGTGATTAACTTTATAGCTTTTATTGTTTCCCAGACCTTGACGCTCATACGAAGATCGATTCAGCTAGTAAACCTgatgaataatatttatatgacatacttttcaagaaatatagtatacccttttgcTCTACGAGTTACTGGTATAAAAACGTTCTATGCTattagaaatttataaaatgttaatttttgattataaaaaTTGAATGGTACTTATTACCCAACCAAAGTATGGTAGTAAAGCTTGATTCATATACAGTTTATTAAAAGACATCCAAAGAAAGGCGgacccttttactctactaTTCAATTTAAATCTTGTAAGGcttatgaaaattaattacagCATTTATAACCTTTCCTTTTGaaactttatttatagttttatttagtatgtatttaatataatatatcctTCCTCTAATTTTCAGGCTCTGAGACGGAACTGCCGCCTGGCACACACACTTATCCATTCACCTGTGCCCTGCCGCCTAATCTGCCCTCTTCTTTTGAGGGCGAATTCGGCCACGTGCGCTTTACCATCAAGGTGACGCTTGATCGTCCTTGGAAATTCGATCAGGACATGAAGATGGCGTTCACTGTGATAGCACCCGTTGACCTGAATCTCAATCCTAGAGTCAAGGAACCAAGCAAGCTCGAGCTGGAAAAGTCcttctgctgtttttgctgtcGCTCAGGACCGTTGGCAGTAATTACAAGCATCCCGCAAACAGGATTCGTTTCGGGGCAGGTGTTGCCCATCACTTGCGAGGTGGACAACACCAGCAACGTAAATCTCACAGCAGTGAAATTTGAACTGCGAAAGTTGGTCACCTTCCACACGAACCAGCCCCGGAGCGAGAAGCGCGAGTCCAAGGTGATCATAGCCACGTTAAGTGTTGGCCCAGTTAATGGCGGCGAGTCTCGCACGTTTACGCAGCAAATGGAGATTCCTGCGCTGCCACCGACTAACCTTCTCAACTGCGGCATTATCGCTTTGGACTATGACTTGCATGTAGAATGCGATGTCAGCGGTCCGCACCGCAATCTCACCGGCAAGGTGCCAATCACCTTAGGCACTATTCCATTGGCTGGCGTACGGCCACCTCCTCAATTTACGGATGCTCCGTCGGCGGTTCAGTCCGAGGATCCATCCTTGGCGCCCACACAGCCAGTGAGTCCGGCCAGCCCTCCTGGCGGCGATGGCGTGGGTGGTGCTCTAGGCTGGAATGTGGCTGACAGCACTGGTGGCGGTGCTCTGTATCCTAATATACGTGAGTATGAATTTTAGATATGTCTCTGTTGCGTACTTATACTACATTTACTACAATTCATTAGCTTTTTAGCAAGATATACACAGAATAGCTATTTAATTACTCATATCTAATTTTGCAGCGCCACCGCAGTTTGTGGAGACACAGTACCGGGCACCAACGATCGCCGGCAGGGACGACTCCGAGCATACGCAGATAATCGGGGACGGAGCCTTCGCCCCACGCTATCCGACCTTCCAGTTTAATAATGCCACAGCACCGCCATCGAATCTCTAAACTGGTCCCACAATgatatttattctttttttcttgCTGTCTCTGGGGGTATCCTCCCTTTTGCAATGTTTATCGGCTTGCATTTATTGATTAAAAGCCTTCCGTCCAAATAGGAAGCATAAACAGCTgcagtcaaaaaaaaaaacctatactcctttttttgaaatataaagcACTAGATTGTTACGTAAGTTCTGTTACTTATAACAGTACTTATGTACAAGTAATTTgggcttttttgttttgactgCATATGTGTTGAATTTAATAATCGTATAAATACGCACAATTGTCAATTCTGATTTTTAATgctcaaatttaatttgtttttttttgaattttataagCCAGCAATAGTGCCTAAAACTGATGTACGACTGTTATCGTAATTAAACACAAAAGAATGAAGAATTGATGGGCCTAGCCATAACCTGCGAGCCAA
This genomic stretch from Drosophila yakuba strain Tai18E2 chromosome 3R, Prin_Dyak_Tai18E2_2.1, whole genome shotgun sequence harbors:
- the LOC6536105 gene encoding PAX3- and PAX7-binding protein 1 isoform X2 is translated as MSDDDDQQSEDGGHDKTRHRFSKPEHLKQMLESGSIPDAAMIHAARKRRQRAREQGAGDYIPVEEPKEPTKLSSRLPCEDVEGDQSDDEERMDMNDITGRKEREERREQFYAVENDSTDGDSDREMNEWENQQIRKGVTAAQLVHSQHESVLSRFMIKPATVGIGTGMDDGDSSVAQSTSTLLEQAYAKNALDRTNLAAAVRSTVKSKKEKAKATALRTPQEILSAIQSRLSELKERSADHSASIARISTELKALKLQQLQCQQNAPTAAAKYKFYQEIKCYVNDLVDCLSEKAPVIYDLEKRALQQYGKNQRYLVNRRRQDVRDQAKEIAESAKPVPAASRRTPEYEEQVRRAAEREGRRTRRRCERERNDLLSSHLDGMSSDDEIADQQQELSVASMAQIESLSAIAFEDVTDDFSKIELILMKFFAWRKTDMSSYQDAFVSLCLPKLLAPLVRHELVLWSPLLDEYADIENMRWYQACMLYASQADETVEQLKNDPDINLVPALIEKIVLPKVTALVMECWDPLSTTQTLRLVGFINRLGREFPLSGTNKQLNKLFESIMERMRLALENDVFIPIFPKQVQEAKTSFFQRQFCSGLKLFRNFLSWQGILGDKLLRELAIGALLNRYLLLAMRVCTPNDAINKAYIIVNTLPTVWLLPNSETIKNLELFIGYIKQTIESCDASNPIFMQSSEKAKQILQRLHSL
- the LOC6536105 gene encoding PAX3- and PAX7-binding protein 1 isoform X1; protein product: MSLFRKPKKIQRRVFSSNADEEEDGASLDPDAEMEAPPPPIISGKREKEKSRKAIKLQEDNSKPKALLSFADDEDDGEVFQVRKSSHSKKVMRMLDKERRKKKREERAENSGLPGGENGSTQHLESSGGPSSGPPNSNSNPANAGRYKSASDQSKSKKSDNHMIQTEIRTDDFVLVVKKSETPEAILNGRAALCAGREDMSDDDDQQSEDGGHDKTRHRFSKPEHLKQMLESGSIPDAAMIHAARKRRQRAREQGAGDYIPVEEPKEPTKLSSRLPCEDVEGDQSDDEERMDMNDITGRKEREERREQFYAVENDSTDGDSDREMNEWENQQIRKGVTAAQLVHSQHESVLSRFMIKPATVGIGTGMDDGDSSVAQSTSTLLEQAYAKNALDRTNLAAAVRSTVKSKKEKAKATALRTPQEILSAIQSRLSELKERSADHSASIARISTELKALKLQQLQCQQNAPTAAAKYKFYQEIKCYVNDLVDCLSEKAPVIYDLEKRALQQYGKNQRYLVNRRRQDVRDQAKEIAESAKPVPAASRRTPEYEEQVRRAAEREGRRTRRRCERERNDLLSSHLDGMSSDDEIADQQQELSVASMAQIESLSAIAFEDVTDDFSKIELILMKFFAWRKTDMSSYQDAFVSLCLPKLLAPLVRHELVLWSPLLDEYADIENMRWYQACMLYASQADETVEQLKNDPDINLVPALIEKIVLPKVTALVMECWDPLSTTQTLRLVGFINRLGREFPLSGTNKQLNKLFESIMERMRLALENDVFIPIFPKQVQEAKTSFFQRQFCSGLKLFRNFLSWQGILGDKLLRELAIGALLNRYLLLAMRVCTPNDAINKAYIIVNTLPTVWLLPNSETIKNLELFIGYIKQTIESCDASNPIFMQSSEKAKQILQRLHSL
- the LOC6536105 gene encoding uncharacterized protein LOC6536105 isoform X3 — its product is MSLFRKPKKIQRRVFSSNADEEEDGASLDPDAEMEAPPPPIISGKREKEKSRKAIKLQEDNSKPKALLSFADDEDDGEVFQVRKSSHSKKVMRMLDKERRKKKREERAENSGLPGGENGSTQHLESSGGPSSGPPNSNSNPANAGRYKSASDQSKSKKSDNHMIQTEIRTDDFVVS
- the LOC6536106 gene encoding arrestin domain-containing protein 17, with the translated sequence MGLKGCEVQLDNPWNTYYAGQTVNGQVKFTFDSPKKVRGIIIRFLGEANTEWTEEKSVTTSEGKTENEVTQLKGHEEYFKIQYYLLGGKNSSETELPPGTHTYPFTCALPPNLPSSFEGEFGHVRFTIKVTLDRPWKFDQDMKMAFTVIAPVDLNLNPRVKEPSKLELEKSFCCFCCRSGPLAVITSIPQTGFVSGQVLPITCEVDNTSNVNLTAVKFELRKLVTFHTNQPRSEKRESKVIIATLSVGPVNGGESRTFTQQMEIPALPPTNLLNCGIIALDYDLHVECDVSGPHRNLTGKVPITLGTIPLAGVRPPPQFTDAPSAVQSEDPSLAPTQPVSPASPPGGDGVGGALGWNVADSTGGGALYPNIPPPQFVETQYRAPTIAGRDDSEHTQIIGDGAFAPRYPTFQFNNATAPPSNL